The following are encoded together in the Lepidochelys kempii isolate rLepKem1 chromosome 7, rLepKem1.hap2, whole genome shotgun sequence genome:
- the TMEM151A gene encoding LOW QUALITY PROTEIN: transmembrane protein 151A (The sequence of the model RefSeq protein was modified relative to this genomic sequence to represent the inferred CDS: deleted 2 bases in 1 codon), whose translation MLGEGALPGPPAAGDPHREEQRPLKQSLSSSLCRESHWRCLLLTLLMYGCFGAVAWCHLSSVTRLAFDGAARGTSTVYHASPCSDGYLYIPLAFLAMLYLLYLVECWHCFAQARRQPRASTASVHQLVQRMQQAAPCVWWKAASYHYVRRTRQVTRYRNGDAYTTTQVYHERVNTHVAESHFDYAAHGVRDVSKELLGLAEHPATRLRFTKCFSFASARAEAAYLAQRARFFGQNEGLDDYLEAREGMRLQDVNFQEQLMVFPEPGRPPWFARRWAFWAASLALLSWPLRVLAGYRTANVHYHVEKLFGTEDGPGSLEPPGYGRPIPRVATVDMTELEWHICSNRQLVPSYSEAVLMDAVMAGGAYLRGWQRCRRTLSSNSLPSCGTRALYARLPFSRSRFSLGRGIFRSLSGGGAERQPLGNPPCYHDALYFPVIIMRSGETCPPQGTPGTAAGTPL comes from the exons ATGCTCGGCGAGGGGGCGCTGCCCGGCCCGCCCGCCGCGGGGGACCCGCACCGGGAGGAG CAGCGCCCCCTCAAGCAGTCCCTGAGCAGCTCCCTGTGCCGGGAGTCACACTGGCGGTGCCTCCTGCTCACCTTGCTGATGTATGGTTGTTTTGGTGCCGTGGCCTGGTGCCACCTGTCCAGCGTCACCCGCCTGGCCTTTGATGGAGCAGCCCGGGGAACCTCCACCGTCTATCACGCCAGCCCCTGCTCCGATGGCTATCTCTACATCCCGCTGGCCTTCCTGGCCATGCTCTATCTGCTTTACCTGGTAGAATGCTGGCACTGCTTTGCTCAGGCCCGGCGCCAGCCCCGGGCCAGCACGGCCAGCGTGCACCAGCTGGTGCAGCGCATGCAGCAGGCAGCGCCTTGCGTGTGGTGGAAGGCGGCGAGCTACCACTACGTCCGCCGGACGCGCCAGGTGACCCGCTATCGCAATGGCGATGCCTACACCACCACCCAGGTGTACCACGAGCGGGTCAACACCCACGTGGCTGAGAGCCACTTTGACTACGCGGCCCACGGC GTGCGCGACGTCTCCAAGGAGTTGCTGGGCCTGGCTGAGCATCCGGCCACGCGCCTGCGCTTCACCAAGTGCTTCAGCTTCGCCAGCGCTCGGGCCGAGGCTGCCTACCTGGCACAGCGGGCACGCTTCTTCGGACAGAACGAGGGGCTGGACGACTACCTGGAGGCACGAGAGGGCATGCGGCTGCAGGATGtcaacttccaggagcagctgATGGTCTTCCCTGAGCCAGGGCGCCCTCCCTGGTTCGCCCGGCGCTGGGCCTTCTGGGCAGCCTCGCTGGCGCTTCTGTCCTGGCCGCTGCGGGTGCTGGCCGGGTACCGCACGGCCAACGTGCACTACCATGTGGAGAAGCTCTTCGGTACCGAGGACGGGCCCGGCTCCCTGGAGCCCCCTGGCTACGGCCGCCCCATCCCACGCGTGGCCACGGTGGACATGACGGAGCTGGAGTGGCACATCTGCTCCAACCGCCAGCTGGTGCCCAGCTACTCAGAGGCGGTGCTGATGGATGCGGTCATGGCAGGCGGGGCTTACCTACGGGGCTGGCAGCGCTGCCGTCGCACGCTGAGCAGCAACTCACTCCCCTCTTGCGGCACCCGGGCCCTCTACGCCCGCCTGCCCTTCAGCCGCAGCCGCTTCTCGCTGGGCCGCGGCATCTTCCGCAGCctgagcgggggcggggcagagagGCAGCCCCTGGGGAATCCACCCTGCTACCACGACGCCCTCTACTTTCCCGTGATCATCATGCGCAGTGGGGAGACGTGCCCCCCACAGGGCACCCCGGGCACAGCGGCTGGGACGCCTCTATGA